A stretch of DNA from Leucobacter luti:
GCTCGGCCGCTATGGCAATGCTCATGGACTCGCGGATCACGGCGCTGCTCGGTGAACAGGCGGCCGCTTCAGCTGGCCACGCGGCAGGCGGTGGCGTAGCGGCCTTGCCCGAGCCACTGCGCGAGGGCTTTGCCACGGCCATGATGCAGTCGATCATGATGCCGATGAGCGTGATACTCATTGGCGCGTTCATCGCGATCTGGTTTGCGCCGCGCCCCGCGCGCACCGGCGAGATTAAGCTGCCGAACACGGTGTCAGTCGACTAGGCGCTCCCGTCCATTTCCTCCTCAGGGCGCGGCGTCTGAGCAATGCCAGTGCGCAGCACCCTGAGGTGTCGTGCGGCGGCTGTCGCGACTGGGGGTAGCCTGCTGTCACACGCACTCCCGATGAAAGGCACACCATGATCCTTGCATTCTCCGTCGCACCCAACGGGGTCGGCCCAGCCGGACCAGCAACGAGCGAATCGGGATCCGTCTCACACGCGGTCGCAGCGGCGGTGAAGGTGGTGCGCGAATCGGGACTGCCGCACCGCACGAGCAGCATGTTCACCGAGATCGAGGGCGAGTGGGACGAGGTCTTCGACGTCGTGAAGCGCGCCACGGAGGCGGTGCTGCCCTATGGGTCTCGCGTGTCGCTCGTGATGAAGGCCGACATTCGGCCCGGCTTCGAGGGCGAGCTCGACGGGAAGCTGGAGCGGCTGGAGCGCGCGATAGA
This window harbors:
- a CDS encoding thiamine-binding protein: MILAFSVAPNGVGPAGPATSESGSVSHAVAAAVKVVRESGLPHRTSSMFTEIEGEWDEVFDVVKRATEAVLPYGSRVSLVMKADIRPGFEGELDGKLERLERAIDDTQGKSAG